The following proteins come from a genomic window of Panthera leo isolate Ple1 chromosome E2, P.leo_Ple1_pat1.1, whole genome shotgun sequence:
- the UBE2S gene encoding ubiquitin-conjugating enzyme E2 S: MNSNVENLPPHIIRLVYKEVTTLTADPPDGIKVFPNEEDLTDLQVTIEGPEGTPYAGGLFRMKLLLGKDFPASPPKGYFLTKIFHPNVGANGEICVNVLKRDWTAELGIRHVLLTIKCLLIHPNPESALNEEAGRLLLENYEEYAARARLLTEIHGGASGPSSAEAGRAPGAGAAPSADPLAPGGPGGADGPMAKKHAGERDKKLAAKKKTDKKRALRRL; this comes from the exons ATG AACTCCAATGTGGAGAACCTGCCCCCCCACATCATTCGCCTGGTGTATAAGGAGGTGACCACGCTGACTGCTGACCCGCCTGATGGCATCAAGGTGTTCCCCAACGAGGAAGACCTCACTGACCTGCAGGTCACCATCGAGGGCCCTG AGGGGACCCCTTACGCCGGAGGCCTGTTCCGCATGAAGCTCCTGCTGGGGAAGGACTTTCCCGCCTCCCCGCCCAAGGGCTACTTCCTGACCAAGATTTTCCACCCCAACGTGGGCGCCAACGGTGAGATCTGCGTCAACGTGCTCAAAAGGGACTGGACAGCGGAGCTGGGTATCCGGCATGTGCTGCTG ACCATCAAGTGCCTGCTGATCCACCCTAACCCCGAGTCTGCCCTCAACGAGGAGGCCGGCCGCCTGCTCCTGGAGAACTACGAGGAGTACGCCGCCCGAGCCCGCCTGCTCACGGAGATCCACGGGGGCGCCAGCGGGCCCAGCAGCGCAGAGGCCGGCCGGGCCCCGGGTGCGGGCGCGGCCCCCTCTGCTGACCCCCTGGCTCCCGGGGGTCCTGGAGGAGCCGATGGTCCCATGGCCAAGAAGCACGCGGGTGAGCGGGACAAGAAGCTGGCAGCCAAGAAAAAGACGGACAAGAAGCGGGCGCTGCGGCGGCTGTAG
- the RPL28 gene encoding 60S ribosomal protein L28: MRVGIKGVAPPPACLFPSPAAVGSGAAAMSAHLQWMVVRNCSSFLIKRNKQTYSTEPNNLKARNSFRYNGLIHRKTVGVEPAADGKGVVVVMKRRSGQRKPATSYVRTTINKNARATLSSIRHMIRKNKYRPDLRMAAIRRASAILRSQKPVMVKRRRARPTKSS; encoded by the exons ATGCGTGTTGGTATTAAAGGCGTCGCCCCGCCCCCTGCTTGCCTCTTTCCGTCTCCGGCTGCTGTAGGGAGCGGAG CTGCTGCCATGTCCGCCCACCTGCAATGGATGGTCGTGCGGAACTGCTCCAGCTTCCTGATTAAGAGGAACAAGCAGACGTACAGCACC GAGCCCAATAACCTGAAGGCTCGCAACTCCTTCCGCTACAACGGGCTGATTCACCGCAAGACTGTGGGCGTGGAGCCGGCGGCCGACGGcaaaggggtggtggtggtgatgaagcGGAGATCCG GCCAGCGAAAACCTGCCACCTCCTACGTGCGGACCACCATCAACAAGAATGCCCGGGCCACCCTCAGCAGCATCCGGCACATGATCCGCAAGAACAAGTACCGTCCAGACCTGCGCATG GCCGCCATTCGCAGAGCCAGCGCCATCCTGCGCAGTCAGAAGCCGGTGATGGTGAAGAGGAGGCGCGCCCGCCCCACCAAGAGCTCCTGA
- the TMEM238 gene encoding transmembrane protein 238 translates to MAAAPAVGAPQGPPPGVPSPPAAAPGPASGLGRCRMALLLAVALDVAGMAALLTGVFAQLQVRGRDFGDLLIYSGALLVFLSLLGWILWYTGNIEISRQELERDYGLRPSALARLARKLSRRWSAPASSSGPRAAPGSRGARRAARAPPPPAASSRRVRLQLATLEAGPGAAGAGTE, encoded by the coding sequence ATGGCCGCGGCGCCAGCGGTGGGCGCCCCGCAGGGGCCCCCGCCGGGTGTACCGTCCCCGCCGGCCGCCGCGCCAGGGCCTGCGTCCGGCCTGGGCCGCTGCCGGATGGCGCTGCTGCTGGCCGTGGCGCTGGACGTGGCGGGCATGGCGGCGCTGCTGACCGGCGTGTTCGCGCAGCTGCAGGTGCGCGGCCGCGACTTCGGCGACCTGCTCATCTACTCGGGAGCGCTGCTCGTCTTCCTGAGCCTGCTCGGCTGGATCCTCTGGTACACCGGCAACATCGAGATCTCGCGCCAGGAGCTCGAGCGCGACTACGGCCTGCGGCCCTCGGCGCTCGCCCGCCTCGCGCGCAAGCTCTCCCGCCGTTGGTCCGCCCCGGCCTCCTCCTCCGGCCCGCGCGCCGCGCCCGGCTCCCGGGGAGCGCGCCGTGCCGcccgcgcgcccccgccgcccgccgccagCTCCCGCCGCGTGCGCCTGCAGCTCGCCACGCTCGAGGCCGGGCCCGGGGCGGCGGGCGCCGGCACCGAGTGA